A window of the Parabacteroides merdae ATCC 43184 genome harbors these coding sequences:
- the era gene encoding GTPase Era, producing MENKHKSGFVNIVGNPNVGKSTLMNRLVGERISIITSKAQTTRHRIIGIVNTADMQIVYSDTPGVLHPNYKLQESMLNFSQSALGDADVLLYVTDVVEKIDKNEEFLQKVQKVECPVLLLINKIDTTTQPELEKLVAEWKELLPKAEIIPISALSNFNIDYVKRRVEDLMPESPPYFEKDALTDKPARFFVTEIIREKILLYYQKEIPYAVEVVVELFKEEAELIHIKALIIVERDSQKGIIIGYRGQALKKVGAMARKDIERFFDKKVFLEMFVKVEKDWRNRDNMLKNFGYQLD from the coding sequence ATGGAAAACAAGCATAAATCCGGCTTTGTTAATATTGTCGGTAATCCGAACGTCGGGAAGTCTACGTTGATGAACCGTTTGGTGGGAGAGCGTATCTCGATCATCACTTCGAAAGCACAGACAACGCGGCACCGAATCATAGGGATCGTGAATACCGCAGATATGCAGATTGTGTATTCTGACACGCCGGGAGTCCTGCATCCGAATTATAAGTTGCAGGAATCTATGCTTAATTTTTCTCAGTCGGCACTTGGTGATGCCGATGTATTGCTTTATGTAACCGATGTTGTCGAAAAGATCGACAAGAATGAAGAATTTCTCCAGAAGGTCCAGAAAGTGGAATGTCCGGTCCTGTTACTGATTAACAAGATTGATACGACTACCCAACCAGAATTGGAAAAGCTGGTAGCCGAGTGGAAAGAACTTCTTCCGAAAGCTGAGATCATTCCGATCTCAGCCCTTTCGAATTTTAATATAGATTACGTGAAACGTAGGGTAGAAGATCTGATGCCTGAATCTCCTCCCTATTTCGAGAAAGATGCGCTTACCGATAAGCCGGCCCGTTTCTTTGTGACGGAGATCATTCGCGAGAAGATTCTCCTGTATTATCAGAAAGAAATCCCGTATGCGGTGGAAGTCGTTGTTGAGCTGTTTAAAGAAGAAGCCGAGCTGATTCATATCAAAGCGCTCATTATTGTTGAACGCGATTCCCAAAAAGGAATCATCATCGGGTATCGTGGCCAGGCATTGAAAAAGGTAGGTGCTATGGCACGTAAGGATATCGAACGCTTCTTTGATAAGAAGGTTTTCCTGGAAATGTTTGTCAAAGTAGAAAAAGACTGGCGTAACCGGGACAACATGCTGAAGAACTTCGGTTATCAGCTGGATTAA
- a CDS encoding beta-ketoacyl-ACP synthase III has translation MDKINAVITGVGGYVPEDVLTNEDISKLVDTTDEWIMTRVGIKERRILKGEGLGTSYMGIRAVKQLLEKTNVNPEEIEVILTATTTPDHHFPTTSSIIAYHTGCKNAMTFDLQGACAGFLYALETGSNYIRSGRYKKVVVVAGDKMTAITDYQDRSTCPLFGDACGAVLLEPTTEEVGVMDTILRTDGVGYSHLIMKSGGSAYPPSHDTVDNREHFVFQDGKYVFKYAVSYMADVAAEIAERNGLTHDDIAWIVPHQANLRIIDATAKRLGVDMEKVMINIQKYGNTSAGTIPICLWEWEDKLKKGDNLILAAFGAGFTWGAIYLKWGYNGKQA, from the coding sequence ATGGATAAGATAAATGCGGTAATAACAGGCGTAGGCGGATACGTTCCCGAAGATGTGTTGACGAACGAAGATATTTCGAAGTTGGTGGATACGACGGATGAATGGATCATGACGCGTGTTGGCATCAAAGAACGCCGAATTTTGAAAGGTGAGGGCTTGGGAACCTCATATATGGGTATACGGGCTGTGAAGCAGTTACTCGAAAAGACAAATGTGAACCCGGAAGAGATAGAAGTGATCCTCACAGCAACAACTACGCCTGACCATCATTTCCCGACCACTTCCTCCATTATAGCTTACCATACCGGTTGCAAGAATGCAATGACTTTCGATTTGCAGGGGGCTTGTGCCGGTTTTTTGTATGCCTTGGAAACAGGTTCCAATTATATCCGTTCGGGACGCTATAAGAAAGTGGTTGTTGTGGCAGGCGATAAAATGACTGCTATAACGGACTATCAAGATCGTTCTACCTGTCCTTTGTTCGGCGATGCCTGTGGTGCTGTGCTGCTCGAACCTACAACGGAAGAAGTGGGTGTGATGGATACGATCTTGCGTACCGATGGTGTAGGCTATTCACATCTGATTATGAAATCCGGCGGTTCGGCCTATCCTCCTTCACACGATACGGTGGATAATCGCGAACATTTCGTTTTCCAGGATGGCAAATATGTCTTTAAGTACGCAGTTTCGTATATGGCTGATGTTGCTGCCGAGATTGCCGAACGGAACGGGCTGACACACGATGATATCGCATGGATCGTGCCTCATCAGGCAAACTTGCGCATCATCGATGCGACAGCAAAACGTCTGGGTGTGGACATGGAAAAGGTGATGATCAATATCCAGAAATACGGAAATACCAGCGCCGGGACAATCCCTATCTGCCTTTGGGAGTGGGAAGACAAACTGAAGAAAGGCGATAATCTGATTCTTGCCGCTTTTGGCGCCGGTTTTACCTGGGGTGCAATTTATCTTAAATGGGGATATAATGGAAAACAAGCATAA
- the rpmF gene encoding 50S ribosomal protein L32, which yields MAHPKRRQGKTRTAKRRTHDKAVAPTMAICPNCGAWHIYHTVCGECGYYRGKLAIEKEAAV from the coding sequence ATGGCACATCCTAAAAGAAGACAAGGTAAGACAAGAACAGCCAAGAGAAGAACTCATGACAAGGCTGTTGCTCCCACAATGGCTATTTGCCCGAACTGCGGCGCATGGCACATTTATCACACTGTATGCGGCGAATGCGGCTATTACAGAGGTAAGTTAGCTATCGAAAAAGAAGCAGCTGTGTAA
- a CDS encoding YceD family protein: protein MGKFKLYNVDLKNLTPGIHEFEYLLENKFFVDIDGDQVQKGKVKVNLTVKRSSMMFEMNFQIEGVVMVPCDRCLDDMEIPIDTHNRLVVKFGKEYAEESDEVVVIPEDEGAINLAWFLYEFIALAIPMKHVHAPGKCNKAMSSKLKKHTARSTEDGDEEYEDDSVEEDIAIDDDVPVATDPRWDGLKGLLENDNN, encoded by the coding sequence TTGGGAAAGTTTAAATTATATAATGTAGATTTGAAAAATCTCACTCCAGGAATACACGAATTCGAGTATTTATTGGAGAATAAGTTTTTTGTGGATATTGATGGAGACCAAGTCCAGAAGGGCAAAGTGAAGGTTAACCTCACGGTAAAACGGTCTTCCATGATGTTTGAAATGAACTTTCAGATTGAAGGTGTTGTTATGGTTCCGTGCGACAGATGTCTGGACGATATGGAAATCCCAATCGACACGCATAATCGCCTGGTGGTAAAGTTCGGTAAAGAATATGCCGAAGAAAGTGACGAAGTAGTGGTTATACCGGAAGACGAAGGTGCTATTAACCTCGCGTGGTTCCTGTATGAATTTATTGCATTGGCAATACCTATGAAGCATGTACATGCTCCGGGAAAATGTAATAAGGCTATGTCGTCCAAGTTGAAGAAGCATACCGCCAGAAGCACTGAAGACGGAGATGAAGAGTACGAAGACGATAGCGTGGAAGAAGATATCGCGATTGATGACGACGTACCTGTGGCAACAGATCCGAGATGGGATGGTCTGAAAGGTTTACTTGAGAATGATAACAATTAA
- a CDS encoding sensor histidine kinase: MKSIYDSRQRLKFVFIFTAILIAIASLVVSDMLIKDLAQEERQKMEVWAEATRLTASKNTAVDLSLVLKILEGNTTIPVVLCNDKDSIMFVKNISFPENDVEEFKKVKVKELKSKNTIVIDMEDGTFQYVYYDDSVILKRLLIYPYAQLTVVFVFIVIAFLALASTKKAEQNKVWVGLSKETAHQLGTPISSLIAWVEYLRTKDIDSSLLNEMEKDVKRLETIAERFSKIGSNPDPVPVDINNSIRSALSYMSTRISSKVKIYTHLTDGPVPVLMNDSLFAWVIENLTKNAVDAMEGQGEITFQVEERDKVVRIDVTDTGKGIAKSKFKTVFNPGYTTKKRGWGLGLSLVKRIIESYHGGRIFVKSSEVGKGTTFRIELRKYKG; this comes from the coding sequence ATGAAAAGTATATATGATTCCCGCCAACGGTTGAAGTTTGTATTTATTTTTACGGCTATCCTGATCGCGATCGCTTCACTTGTTGTTTCTGATATGCTGATAAAAGATCTGGCCCAGGAAGAACGCCAGAAAATGGAAGTATGGGCGGAGGCTACTCGTTTGACGGCAAGTAAGAACACGGCTGTGGATTTGTCTCTTGTTTTGAAAATCCTGGAAGGAAATACGACTATCCCGGTTGTACTTTGTAATGACAAAGACAGCATCATGTTCGTAAAGAATATAAGCTTCCCCGAAAATGATGTGGAAGAATTTAAGAAAGTAAAAGTAAAGGAGCTGAAAAGCAAAAATACGATTGTGATCGATATGGAGGATGGAACTTTCCAATATGTCTATTATGACGATTCTGTCATCCTAAAGCGATTGTTGATTTATCCTTATGCGCAGCTTACGGTTGTATTCGTTTTTATTGTGATTGCTTTTCTGGCGCTTGCAAGCACGAAGAAGGCCGAACAGAATAAAGTGTGGGTTGGACTGTCTAAAGAAACGGCTCATCAGTTAGGAACGCCTATTTCGTCTTTGATAGCTTGGGTGGAATATCTGCGGACAAAAGATATAGATTCTTCTCTCTTGAACGAGATGGAAAAAGATGTGAAGCGTTTGGAAACGATTGCGGAGCGTTTTTCCAAGATCGGTTCCAATCCGGACCCAGTCCCAGTGGATATCAATAATTCTATCCGTTCGGCCTTGAGCTATATGAGCACACGTATTTCTTCGAAGGTCAAGATTTATACGCATCTTACCGACGGGCCGGTTCCGGTGTTGATGAATGACTCTCTTTTTGCTTGGGTTATAGAGAATCTGACAAAAAATGCGGTAGATGCAATGGAAGGGCAGGGGGAAATCACGTTTCAGGTGGAGGAACGTGATAAAGTCGTTCGTATCGATGTGACCGATACCGGGAAGGGGATCGCCAAATCTAAGTTTAAAACCGTATTTAATCCCGGTTATACGACCAAAAAGCGTGGGTGGGGGCTAGGCTTGTCTCTGGTAAAGCGTATTATCGAATCTTATCACGGCGGAAGGATATTTGTTAAGAGTTCGGAAGTCGGCAAAGGCACGACTTTTCGAATTGAGCTTCGGAAATATAAGGGCTAA
- a CDS encoding 3-keto-disaccharide hydrolase, with amino-acid sequence MESVMKRTTATGFLSTCAISLALFSSCTSVEPNTLTPEEIADGWQLLFDGKTLNGWKDYNGTTLTQPWHVVDGCIQAKGDGSDASGYIVTDKQYENFELSWDWKLSKGGNSGMLYHVVERPQFAVPYVTGPEYQLIDEPNFPEPLEEWQKLGVDYAMHLPDKAKMKVNPQGEWNNSKIVFDNGHVEHWLNGVKILEFEAWTDDWYAKKNSGKWANAPEYGLAKKGVLCLQDHGYPASFRNIKIKELPRKTKEVTLFNGTDLKGWEAYGTEKWYVEDGLLICESGPDKKYGYLATRDYYDDFDLTVEFKQEADGNSGVFIRSFIEEDVKVNGWQVEVAPKGHDTGGIYESYGRGWLIQIPDEKENILKEGDWNTMRIKVQGDNVQTWLNGQEMVNINDEKIGAGQGRIALQIHDGGGIKVLWRNLKVKTL; translated from the coding sequence ATGGAATCAGTAATGAAAAGAACGACAGCCACCGGCTTTTTGTCTACTTGTGCCATATCGTTGGCCCTATTTTCTTCGTGTACCAGTGTTGAACCCAATACACTTACACCCGAAGAAATCGCAGACGGCTGGCAACTCCTCTTCGACGGCAAAACATTAAACGGCTGGAAAGATTACAACGGAACAACCCTGACACAACCCTGGCATGTGGTTGACGGATGCATCCAAGCAAAAGGAGACGGTAGCGACGCGAGTGGTTATATCGTAACCGACAAGCAGTATGAGAACTTCGAATTGTCTTGGGACTGGAAATTGTCCAAAGGAGGCAACAGCGGTATGCTATACCATGTAGTCGAACGTCCCCAATTCGCCGTTCCATACGTCACGGGACCGGAATATCAGTTAATAGACGAACCTAACTTCCCCGAACCACTGGAAGAATGGCAGAAGTTGGGTGTCGACTACGCCATGCACCTCCCCGACAAGGCAAAAATGAAAGTAAACCCGCAAGGAGAGTGGAACAATTCAAAGATCGTATTCGACAACGGACATGTAGAACATTGGTTGAACGGAGTCAAAATCCTAGAATTCGAAGCCTGGACTGACGATTGGTATGCAAAGAAGAACAGCGGTAAATGGGCAAACGCCCCAGAATACGGCTTGGCCAAGAAAGGTGTCCTTTGCCTGCAAGACCACGGATACCCTGCTTCTTTCCGTAACATCAAGATCAAAGAACTCCCCCGCAAGACAAAAGAAGTGACGCTATTCAACGGTACAGACCTAAAGGGATGGGAAGCCTATGGCACGGAAAAGTGGTATGTAGAAGATGGTTTGCTGATCTGTGAAAGCGGTCCGGACAAGAAATACGGCTATCTGGCTACACGCGATTACTATGACGACTTCGACCTGACGGTTGAATTTAAGCAGGAAGCAGACGGGAACTCCGGCGTATTCATCCGTTCCTTTATCGAAGAGGATGTTAAAGTGAACGGTTGGCAGGTTGAAGTAGCTCCCAAAGGCCATGACACTGGCGGCATCTATGAATCATACGGACGCGGCTGGTTGATCCAAATCCCGGATGAAAAAGAAAATATCCTGAAAGAGGGTGACTGGAATACCATGCGTATCAAAGTACAGGGAGACAATGTCCAAACTTGGTTGAACGGTCAAGAGATGGTCAACATCAACGATGAAAAGATCGGAGCCGGACAGGGACGCATTGCTCTGCAAATCCATGATGGAGGCGGTATCAAGGTTCTCTGGAGAAACCTGAAAGTAAAAACATTATAA
- a CDS encoding beta-N-acetylhexosaminidase, with translation MKSSLLISLCLVFLCSCQELPIEEYAVIPQPAEIAYTSGFVKLKSQPVVAYPSELANEAQLLQSYLSSDFSVGAVLNEGGGKADITLQLDPTVLPDKKEGYVLDAISGKVMIKANSPAGILNGVQTLRQVIKEKDGKLMVQKAIVTDYPAFSWRAFMLDEGRYFKGKEVVKQLLDEMADLKMNVFHWHLTNDQGWRIEIKKYPKLTEIGAFRDSSEINHFGSDVYDGKRHGGFYTQEDLKEIVDYAAKRHITIIPEVSMPGHASAAIASYPWLGTSGKQIKVPGKFGVHYEVFNVADPDVMKFLDEVTDEVIAIFPGSVFHIGGDEVKYDQWKNSPAIRAYMTKHNLKTPAELQVYFTNEISNMLAAKGKRMMGWNEITGDKLHEYQSDADTEGVKQELASGTIVHFWKGDTALIRKTIEKGYDVVNSYHEYTYLDYSYESIPMEKAYSFNPVPEGLTDDQKSKVLGLGCQMWGEFIPTVESMNLKVYPRLAAYAETGWTDASNKDYQRFLDKLNSFLQKWKTEGITCGPVQ, from the coding sequence ATGAAATCAAGTCTTCTTATTTCCCTTTGTTTGGTATTTCTTTGTTCTTGTCAGGAACTCCCGATAGAAGAATATGCCGTGATTCCCCAACCGGCGGAAATTGCCTACACTTCCGGGTTTGTCAAATTGAAGAGCCAGCCCGTTGTCGCCTATCCTTCGGAGCTGGCGAATGAAGCGCAACTCCTTCAATCCTATCTGTCTTCCGACTTTTCAGTCGGAGCCGTATTGAATGAAGGTGGCGGGAAGGCGGATATAACCTTACAGTTGGACCCGACTGTTTTGCCGGATAAAAAGGAAGGCTATGTTTTGGACGCAATATCCGGGAAGGTCATGATAAAAGCCAATTCACCGGCCGGTATCCTGAATGGTGTTCAGACTTTGAGGCAGGTGATCAAAGAAAAAGACGGCAAGTTGATGGTACAGAAGGCGATCGTTACGGACTACCCTGCTTTTTCGTGGCGTGCCTTTATGTTAGACGAAGGTCGTTATTTCAAAGGCAAAGAAGTGGTGAAGCAACTGTTGGATGAAATGGCAGACCTGAAAATGAATGTCTTCCACTGGCATCTGACCAACGATCAAGGATGGCGTATCGAAATAAAGAAGTATCCGAAGTTGACGGAAATAGGAGCTTTCAGGGATTCTTCCGAAATCAACCATTTTGGGAGTGACGTGTATGACGGTAAACGTCATGGCGGTTTTTATACGCAGGAAGATTTAAAAGAAATTGTGGATTATGCGGCAAAACGCCATATAACGATAATACCGGAGGTGAGTATGCCAGGACATGCCAGTGCAGCTATCGCATCTTATCCCTGGTTAGGGACGAGCGGAAAACAGATAAAAGTGCCGGGGAAATTCGGTGTACATTATGAAGTTTTTAATGTGGCTGATCCTGACGTGATGAAATTCTTGGACGAGGTGACAGATGAGGTAATCGCGATCTTCCCCGGTTCTGTGTTCCATATCGGAGGTGATGAAGTGAAATATGATCAATGGAAAAATTCCCCAGCGATACGTGCTTACATGACCAAACATAATTTGAAGACTCCGGCCGAACTTCAGGTCTATTTTACAAATGAAATATCCAATATGTTGGCAGCCAAGGGCAAGAGAATGATGGGATGGAATGAAATTACCGGAGATAAACTGCACGAATATCAGTCAGATGCCGATACAGAAGGCGTGAAGCAGGAGTTGGCTTCCGGTACGATCGTCCATTTCTGGAAGGGAGACACGGCTCTTATTAGGAAAACAATAGAAAAGGGATATGATGTCGTGAATTCTTATCATGAATATACCTATTTGGATTATTCATACGAGTCGATTCCTATGGAAAAAGCTTACTCGTTCAATCCTGTACCGGAGGGCCTGACGGATGATCAGAAAAGTAAAGTATTGGGATTAGGATGCCAAATGTGGGGAGAGTTTATCCCGACAGTCGAGAGCATGAATCTGAAAGTCTATCCCCGCTTGGCCGCTTATGCGGAAACAGGGTGGACGGATGCTTCCAACAAGGACTATCAACGTTTTTTGGACAAATTGAATTCCTTTCTACAAAAGTGGAAAACGGAAGGAATTACCTGTGGTCCGGTTCAATAG
- a CDS encoding DUF4248 domain-containing protein — MMLNEFEVRSYGGQELAVFYGLDLMPASAGKRLSKWVGETRS, encoded by the coding sequence ATGATGCTGAATGAATTCGAAGTCAGGAGTTACGGGGGGCAGGAATTGGCGGTCTTTTACGGTCTGGATTTGATGCCGGCATCGGCAGGGAAACGGTTGTCCAAATGGGTGGGGGAAACCCGGAGCTAA